The window CTCTTAAGTCCCCTTTTAGGGGATTTAGGGGTTTTCTTGGTTTTGATTGAACTTTTACAAAAGTTCAGCCTTTTTATTCACCTTTTTGGCAAAAAGGTGATCTCAATTTCCAGCGATGAAATCGCTGGTTTCTTTGGAGTTTTTGCACCGAAAAATTCCGAATTAAAACGACAAAAAAAGTCATTCATTTGTTAATATTGATCAAAAAAAAGGGCGGTAAATTTACCGCCCTCTTATACTACTTAGATAATACGCCTTCTTCATTAAGCTTTAAAAACCATAACTTTTTCTTATCCGATCCTGCAGGTCCAGACGTACCAAGAAGAGCAAAACCTCCATCACTAGTTTGAACAACAAATTTAGCTTCATCATCCGTATTCGTTTGACTATTGTAACTGTAAGTTTTCTTCCAGTCAGGATAGAAAGAGCTATTTAATTTTACTAGCCATAAATCTTTTGTTCCATACGCATCAGTATATCCACCCATAATTGAACCATTATCACTCGTATTAACCTGAGAATATGCGATGTCATTATAGGTACCAGCTTGTTGATTTATTGTCACTTCCCATAGTGGTGAAGCTCCTGGATTTGGTAATGGTTTACTTACAGAAACAACCCAAGCATCTAAACCATTAGTGCTCTGAACAGAACCGGCAACTGTATATGAATTCCCTTTTTCTGTTACTGAATAAGCAATCTCATCCATTACTCCACTTGATTCGCCGATATAATATTCTTTAGAAAACTGACCCTCTTGATTAAACTCAACTACATAAAACTCTTTATTCCCATTTCCCTCATCATAATATCCAGACGCAACAAAAGTATCGTTTGACTTTTGTTTGATATCATACAGAACCTGACTACCCTTCTTCTGAAATGTTATATCAGAGGAAACATTACCATTACTGAAAAGATTTATTGTTCTAACATTTATACTATCAGCCTCCTCAATTGAACCAACAATAACAAACCCATTATTGTATTTTTGCTGAGCAGAAAGAAGTTGGTCATTTCCAGATGTTCCAAAACTTTTTTCCCATTCGATACTCCATTCGCTAGAGTTGTTCGCATTATAGATTTTTACAACTTTTGAATTTTTTACTCCATTATCATAAGTATATCCACAAAGGAGATATCCACCATAATTAGTAGCAAGCATTGAATTTACTGTCATACCATTAAGATTTTCAAATGGAATATTGGTAACCTCATTAAAAAATGCATCTAATTTCTTAACATAAACTTTTTGGTCGTTATGGTCAAAATAAGCCATTATATAACCTTGGTCATCAGTCTGAGCAAAATACTTCGGCTCAATTTCTGAATTAGTATCGCCATAAACAAATGAAGCAGTGTTTTCTATTATCTCAAGACTTACCATAATTGCCTTTGAGATTACTTCACCAACACTATTATAGCATTTTACTTCAAGAGTGTGATTGCCCAAAGATGATAAGGACGTATCCCATTGCTGGAAAGTATATGTGCTTGTACCATTGTGAGACAATGTTTCCTTTAAAGTACCATCAAGATAGTATTTTAAATTGTCTATTCTATTGAGTGGATCATTTACAGAAACAATTATATCTCTAACTTCACCACGAGGTATAATTTCACTGTTCTGAGGTTCAGTAAAATTCATATCGAAAAGCTCTAAAACAATACTTACCTGTTTCTGAACAACTTTACCATACTGACTTTCAGAAACTACCTTGATTGTTCTAACGCCATTATCGTTTGGAACAGTATTCCAATTATAAACAAAAGGTGCACTTGTAAGGGTAGTCATTAAAACATTATCAATATAAAGTTCAACTCCATCTGAATAATAGTTCTGAGCATCGTAATCCAACTCAATCTCAACCGTATGATTTGTTAGATAATGTGCATTGTTAACTGGAGATACAATTTCAAGAGTACATGACGATAATATAAAATCTATCGTTTTTGTAACATTATTGCCAAAACTAGTTTCTGCAACAGCCTCAAGATTATAATTCATAGGCTGAAGGGTTTGAGTATTGATGTTAAAACCAGCACCATTTGTAGGATTTTCGAATGTCTGAATTAAAGATCCGTTTAGATAAAATTTAAGATTACTTACAGATTTTTCATCTTTTGCACCATTAAAATTAACATAAACACTAATATTCTCACCTGTCATAAATTGTAAGCCACTACTTGCCGGAGATAAGAATACCATATCTTTAATATTCACATCTACTTCCTGAACAAGTGGATCTCCGGATGTTGTTTCCGCAACAGCTTTTAGATTATGAGAGCCCACAGAGTATGAAGTTGTGTTCCAGCTATAATTATACGGAGAGCTATTATCTTCACCTACATACACTTCATCAATATAATATTTAACTGTAGTAATCTCTTTTGTCCCTGTAATTATATCTGTTTCTACGTTTATTGTTTCACCTTTGATAATTACATCACCGTTTGATGGTCTGATAAATCCATATCCAGTTATCAAAATATTCACTTGTGAAGCAACTTCTGCTTTCCCAGAATGCGATGTTGTTGCTACTGCTTTGATAATGTGACTTCCAGGGTTTACGCCAGAAGTATTCCAGTTGATCTGATAAGGTATCGAGTTGCTAGACCCTATCAATACGTCATCAACAAAGAAATTCACATTGCTGATTCCTTTTGCTTGATTTAGAGTCTCAGCTTTTATAGTAACTAATTCTCCATTTGGAATAATCTCATTTTCAGCTGGTTGAGTTATTTTAAAATGAAGCAATGTTACATTTATTTCACTATATACACTATTACCATAGGAAGTAAGAAGTTCAGCTTTTATTACATGGTTTCCATCTGTTATTCCACTGGTGTTTAAGGTGTAGTTGAAAGGATATTGGTTTACAGTTCCCGAAAGATTTTCATCTACATAGAAATTAACCGAACTAACAGATCTTGATTCCAGATTTGTTATTATCTCAACTTGCTCACCATTTAGTAGAAGATCGTTACCTACAGGCTCAACGATTGAAAACTCTTTAAGGGAAATACTTATAATTGACTCAATTTGATCTTTAGATTTTTTAGCAATTTTTTCTGACTTTCTTGATGTAAGTTTGTCAGAGTTGGTAAAAGCAATTGCTTTAATCTCATAATCTTTAAGCGATAAACCGTTTGTTTGCCAATTATATTCGTAAGGAGCTTCTGTATCAGTTTCAGCTAATGTTCCATCGATATAAAAACTTACTTCACTGACATTTTTATCTTCCATAAAATGTTCAGCTTTAATTACAATCTCCTCACCTTTAAAAATATTATCATCGTCAACTGGTGAAGTAATATTAAATCCATGAAGTTCGATAGCTCTAGAATCAGAGATCTCATTGCCATAATTTGTAAACGCTGTAACTTTAACATATTTAGTTCCTGGTGCATCAGATGCTGTATCCCAGTCATAAGAATATGGGGCATTCGTAAAAGAGGCAATTTCCTCATTGTTAATGTAATATTTTATAGTTCCAACACTCGTAGCTCCCAAATCTGCTATATCGATGTTGACTTTCTCATCTACCAGAGCAATATAATTTTCTTCTGGACTTGTAAGCTCTAACTTTTTGATATCAAATGACACGCTACTCTCGATTATATCTTTTCCACCAAGTTCAGTATTAGCCTTTGCAATTAGAGTATAATTACCTTCAGGAAGCTCAGAAGTGTTCATATCAAACGCATATGGAGAGCTTAGAACAGTATTTATCAATTGATCATTTAAATAAAATTTAACTTCTGTAATATCTTTTGATTTATTTGATAGTTCAGCTGAAACAGGAATTAGTTCACCTTTTAAAATTGTACTGTTTTGAGATGGAGAAGTTATTGCGAAGTTTCGAACAGATATTGTTTTAGATTTTGTAATTATATTGCCGCTTCCACTGATTAAATCAGCTTTTACAACATGAACTCCACTATAATTAGTACTATTAAAAGTGTAGGTATAAGGGGAAGTGGTTATTTCGGTAAGAAGTTCAGAATCAATATATAGTTTCATATTAAGATCATTGACAGGAGAGCTTCCAAATTGTGCTTCAATGGCAATATCCTCACCGGTTAGATAACTGTTTTCTTCAACCGGTTTAATTAAATCAAAATCATTGATAATCAGATTTATTGTTGAAGAGTTTACGAATGTGTTTCCTAAAAATCCTTCAGCCTTAATGATATAAGTTCCGATCTCGTTCCCAGAAGTTTCCCAGGTATAACTAAATGGTACAGAATTATCAGTGCCTACAAGTTCATTATTGACATAAAAATCTACTTTTGAAACTTCATCAGATTTTGATGACATTGTGGAAATAACAACAGATTCACCAATAAAAACTTCACCATTATTTGCTGGAGAATCTATTCCAAAAGATTTAAGATTTATATCGACACTCTCATTGAAAATGCTTCCGCTAGTCGTATACGCCTGAAGCTTAAGCTCATGAGAACCAGCTTGATAATCCTCAGTTGTTATAATAAAATTAAAAGGAGCTGTTTTTTTTGTGAACAGATAATTATTGTCAAAGAATATGCGGATACTGTCTATAGGGCTTGATTTTTCTGCCTCTATAATAGTATTGACTTCGATCTGTTCCCCTATAATAAAATTTTGATTTTGTACAGGAGATGATATAATGAAAGATTTTAAAAATACCGATACAGAATCTTCAATTTCATTACTGTTATCCAGTGTTCCAATCGCCTTTATAGTATAATCTTTTAAATCGTAGCCATCAGTATTCCAATTATAGCTGTAAGGAGAGCTTGAATCTTCACCAATGAGCTGATTATCGACATAAAATGAAACCTTATTCAATGAGGTACTTTTTGTAGATGAAAGAGTTGCTTTTATAGAGACATTTGAACCATAAATAAATGATTGTCCTTCGCTAGGCTCTGATATAGCAAAAATTTTTAAAGAAATATTCTTTAAAGTACTTTCTTTCTGCTCATTTCCACTTATTGCAATACACTTTAGCTCGTAACTTCCCGAAGGATATCCATTTGTATCCCAAATATAATCATATGGAGCAGTATTGTCAGATCCTATTTTCACATCATTCGCATAAAAATCAACAACAATATGTGTTGGACCGCTAACAGCTGCTTCTAATTGAATTTTTTCACCAGATGTAAAAGATAAATTATCATACGGATAAGTTAATTCGCATTTTAAATTTGAGTCACCAATTACACCCTTATCAGAATCTTCGCTACACGAAAAAAAAAGAATCAAAGCTAGTAAAAAGAAATAGTATAACTTCATATGTCTCTCCAGATTATAAATAAAAAAGTCAGGCTAACCTGACTTAAATTTAATTCATCGGTAAGTTTCGATCAATTGAATGGATGACGAACTCATTTCCGTAAACATCAACATAATCGTAAAATTTCAGATCCCAATAAACTCTTCCTTCACCATTAAAATTGTCTAAATAATCGTAATTTCCAGTATTAAAATTACTCTGTTCTATCGTTTCCCACTCATTAGTGGTAATCCATGTAGTATCAATTTCTGTATCAGCATTAAATACACCAATACTATCGGTAATTACAAGCCATGTTGTATCCAAGAAGAACCCACCGTTATAATAAACAGTATCAATCACATAAATTTCCGGATCATAAATATATTGATAATCCGTGTAAAAAGTATCTACAATTGCTTCTTTTTTAAGTTGTTCAATTGTATACTGAACATCGTATTCAACTCCAGGAGTTAAACTAATATAATCACTAGCTAGACTTGTATAGTACTCACTATTAGCTTGCGTATCAAAGTGATAATTACCGAAAGTTACATCAATTTTTTTATCAGCAGTACCATTTATCAATCTGATAAAATGAACCGAGTCATCATCAGAACAGGAAATTGCAGATATCATTAAGACTATCATTGAGATATAGGTTAGAAGCTTTATCATTATTCCTCCGTGTATGTATTAATCTAGTTTTACCTGTCCATAAAAGATATAGATTTTATCTTTTATTTGCAAGTAATTAAATTCGATAACATTTAAGATTCCCAAAATATTTTTCATTGAAAAACTTTAGTTTATTTTTTTTGTAACCTAAGTTGTATTTTTTTTGCTTATTTCTCTTCTTCAAGTATTTCTTCTAATTGAATTGTTAACTCTTCCCAATTTGACATTTCATTCTCTAACAACTCTATAGTTTCCTTTAATTTTATATTCAAAGTTACAACCTTTTCGCCATCAGTTAAAATATCTGGATTGCAAAGATCATTCTCAAAAGATTGTTTCAGGTTTTCAAATTTTTCGATATCTGATTCACTTTTTACGATTGCTTCTCTTATTTTTTTTGTCTTTTGATTAAGCTCTTTTCGCTTTTCAGCTTCAATTCTTTTCTGTTCTTTAGATTTGTACCCTGTATTGTTTTCAGCTACAGACTCAACAGCTTTAGTATCCTTCTTCATTTCTTGGGGTTGAATTTCACTATCTTGCTCTCTTTTCCAGATAAAATAGGAATAATCACCAACATAATCTTTTATTTTACCATCCTTAACCTCAATAATTCTTCCTGCAAGTTTATCGAGAAAATATCTATCGTGAGAAACAATTAGAATAGTTCCAGCATATTCCAAAAGTGCTTTCTGAAAAATCTCTTTGGTACTTCTATCCAAGTGATTTGTTGGTTCATCCAGAATCAGAAAATTCGTATCATTCATCAAAAGTTTAATCAGGGCAACTCTGGAACGTTCACCTCCGGACAATACTCCGATTTTTTTGTTAATATCCGCTCCAGAAAATAGGAAGGCTCCCAAAAGATCTCTTTTTTCGCCCTCAACCATTGATGTTTTAACAGTATTAATCTCTTCAAAAATCGTATTTTCTTTATTTAGTGAATCAGACGATGATTGGGAAAAATAAGCAGGAATAACTTTGTGACCTACTACTCTCTCCCCCATGGTTTGTTCTAAATATCCAGCTATAATTGCAGAAAGTGTAGATTTACCAGCTCCATTTACTCCGACAACGGCAACTTTCTCACCACGTGTTAGTTCGAGATTTACATTTTCAAAAACTTTATAATTACCGTAATTATGGCCAACATTATCAAGCTTTATGACGCTTTGACCACTCTGAGTGGAGTGGTTAAACTTAAGATTAACAGATTTCGCATTCCCTTCTATCTTAATCTCTTTGAATCTCTCGAGCATCTTTATTCTGCTCTGAACTTGGGCTGCTTTCGATGCTTTATATCTGAATCTTTCGATAAAATCTTCAATCTGCTTAATCTCTTTAGCCTGAGTTTCAAGTTCTTTTTTCAGAGCTTCTAATCGTCTTTCCTTTTCTACAATGTAATAGGAATAATTACCACTAAAAGTATTTATTTTACCGTTGAAAATTTCATAGGTTTCAGTTGTAATTTTATCTTGAAATCTTATATCGTGAGAGACAGTTATTATTGATCCAGGATAATCTTTCAGATACGATTCCAACCATTCCATACTTTCAGTATCAAGGTGATTTGTAGGCTCATCAAGAAGCATAATATCTGGTTTACTGATAAGTAAATACGCCAGACCGATTCGGGTTTTCAGTCCTCCTGAAAATTCATTACAATTTTTCTCAAGATCGCTGTCTCTAAAACCAAGACCTTTTAATACTCTGCCACAAATAGCAGTAAAATTATAACCTTCAAGGTAGGTAAACCTATCACTTGCTTCCTGAAATTTCAAAAGTAACTGGTCGTAATCATCTTCATGAGCCTTTTGAAGCTCTTTTTCCAATCTTTTCATCTCAATTTCAAGCTCAGTAATTCCTGTACGCTCCTTAAGATAATCCAGAACTTTAAGATCTGGCAGATCAATTATATCCTGTTCAAGCATATCAACTCTACGCTTGCCGATTATCTCAATATTTCCCTTATCATAATCCTGTATTCCACTGATCATTCTGAGAAGAGTAGTTTTACCTGTACCATTATTACCTACAATTCCGACTCTGCATCTGTCTTTAAAAGCTACAGACACAGAATCAAAAATCACCTTATCTCCAAATGAATGAGATAGATCTCTTACATAAATCATTATTCAACTCTTTATAATAAAGATGGGGTTATTCTCTTACTCCGGCATCTTTCATATTTTTAAACTCAAAACTAATTTTCT is drawn from Candidatus Delongbacteria bacterium and contains these coding sequences:
- a CDS encoding ABC-F family ATP-binding cassette domain-containing protein, yielding MIYVRDLSHSFGDKVIFDSVSVAFKDRCRVGIVGNNGTGKTTLLRMISGIQDYDKGNIEIIGKRRVDMLEQDIIDLPDLKVLDYLKERTGITELEIEMKRLEKELQKAHEDDYDQLLLKFQEASDRFTYLEGYNFTAICGRVLKGLGFRDSDLEKNCNEFSGGLKTRIGLAYLLISKPDIMLLDEPTNHLDTESMEWLESYLKDYPGSIITVSHDIRFQDKITTETYEIFNGKINTFSGNYSYYIVEKERRLEALKKELETQAKEIKQIEDFIERFRYKASKAAQVQSRIKMLERFKEIKIEGNAKSVNLKFNHSTQSGQSVIKLDNVGHNYGNYKVFENVNLELTRGEKVAVVGVNGAGKSTLSAIIAGYLEQTMGERVVGHKVIPAYFSQSSSDSLNKENTIFEEINTVKTSMVEGEKRDLLGAFLFSGADINKKIGVLSGGERSRVALIKLLMNDTNFLILDEPTNHLDRSTKEIFQKALLEYAGTILIVSHDRYFLDKLAGRIIEVKDGKIKDYVGDYSYFIWKREQDSEIQPQEMKKDTKAVESVAENNTGYKSKEQKRIEAEKRKELNQKTKKIREAIVKSESDIEKFENLKQSFENDLCNPDILTDGEKVVTLNIKLKETIELLENEMSNWEELTIQLEEILEEEK